One stretch of Lucilia cuprina isolate Lc7/37 chromosome 6, ASM2204524v1, whole genome shotgun sequence DNA includes these proteins:
- the LOC111681620 gene encoding dynactin subunit 2, which yields MADPKFENLPGIAYDQPDVYETPDNPEQETSDYYEEEPENEAIERLHISTKDSYKRFHGATLEGNVDFSDRIGRRLCRGYEASSGEFELVGMGERETPVQKCRRLQCEMNELLEEVSSLQNDRKLVQEEKESYDAVATVIATAKKVLDSLRLEQVLGKEQAPSKTDKEVKALINQVEEYKKSGVLTAIPTPGTDLAASARIAKLEHRLHQLEQAVGAQPEKLSRLTTLTQSTNVMDAVRQLSTKAALLQSEKIDAIEERLGSLATKMDAIAEKSSGSADEAKRDQKVVDLYDIAKRTEPVAEILPDIIERMQALESLHKYAMNFAKIIAEIEEKQSTITTSLVNNKELLHSVQETFAQNLETINKEVAKVEERVNTVAGSKK from the exons ATGGCCGAtccaaaattcgaaaatttgccAGGAATA GCTTATGACCAACCCGATGTCTATGAAACACCTGACAATCCAGAACAGGAAACTTCTGACTATTATGAGGAAGAGCCAGAAAATGAGGCCATTGAACGTTTACATATTTCCACGAAAGATTCGTATAAACGTTTTCATGGTGCCACCCTCGAGGGTAATGTAGACTTTTCCGATCGTATTGGTAGACGTCTGTGCCGTGGCTATGAGGCTTCCTCGGGCGAATTTGAATTAGTGGGTATGGGTGAACGTGAAACACCCGTACAAAAGTGCCGACGTTTGCAGTGTGAAATGAATGAGTTGTTGGAAGAGGTTTCTTCTTTGCAAAATGATCGCAAATTGGTGCAGGAAGAAAAAGAATCTTACGATGCTGTGGCTACTGTTATTGCCACAGCCAAAAAGGTTCTAGACTCTCTTAGGTTAGAACAAGTATTGGGCAAGGAGCAGGCTCCCAGTAAAACCGACAAAGAAGTCAAGGCTCTTATCAATCAAGTGGAGGAATATAAGAAATCAGGTGTTTTAACAGCTATACCTACTCCTGGTACAGATTTGGCTGCTTCGGCCCGCATAGCTAAGCTGGAACATCGTCTGCATCAATTGGAACAGGCGGTGGGAGCTCAACCAGAAAAATTAAGTCGCTTAACTACTCTAACACAAAGCACCAATGTTATGGACGCTGTACGCCAGTTGAGTACTAAAGCGGCTCTCTTGCAATCGGAAAAAATCGATGCCATTGAGGAGCGTTTGGGTTCCTTGGCTACTAAAATGGATGCTATAGCCGAGAAATCAAGTGGTTCAGCGGACGAGGCTAAACGTGATCAAAAAGTTGTCGATTTGTATGATATTGCCAAGAGAACCGAACCTGTAGCCGAAATTTTACCCGACATCATTGAAAGAATGCAGGCATTGGAGTCTCTACATAAATATG CCATGAACTTTGCTAAGATAATTGCTGAAATCGAAGAAAAACAAAGCACCATTACTACTTCGTTGGTCAATAACAAAGAACTCCTGCATTCGGTACAGGAAACATTTGCACAAAATCTCGAAACTATTAATAAAGAGGTGGCTAAAGTAGAGGAACGTGTCAATACAGTGGCTGGTagtaaaaaataa